From one Aspergillus fumigatus Af293 chromosome 8, whole genome shotgun sequence genomic stretch:
- the erg10B gene encoding acetyl-CoA C-acetyltransferase yields MTTMSSLPAVYIVSSARTPVGSFLGSLSSLTAPQLGAHAIKAALAKVDGLKPSDVQEVFFGNVISANVGQNPARQCALGAGLEESTICTTVNKVCASGLKAIILGAQTIMTGNADVVVAGGTESMSNAPHYLPNLRTGAKYGHQSLVDGIMKDGLTDAGKQELMGLQAEECAQDHGFSREQQDEYAIRTYEKAQAAQKAGLFDEEIAPIQLPGFRGKPDVTVTQDEEPKNLNPEKLRAIKPAFIPGSGTVTAPNSSPLNDGAAAVVLVSEAKLKELNLKPVAKILGWGDAAQQPSKFTTAPALAIPKALKHAGVGQDAIDAFEINEAFSVVALANMKLLGIPEEKVNLHGGAVAIGHPIGASGARILTTLLGVLKAKKGKLGCAGICNGGGGASALVVELL; encoded by the exons ATGACTACTATGTCTTCGCTTCCAGCTGTCTATATTGTTTCTTCGGCCCGAACACCGGTGGGATCTTTCTTGGG TTCGCTCTCAAGCTTGACTGCCCCGCAGCTTGGCGCCCATGCCATCAAGG CTGCTCTTGCCAAAGTTGACGGGCTTAAGCCTTCGGACGTGCAGGAGGTTTTCTTCGGTAATGTCATTTCTGCAAA TGTCGGACAGAATCCTGCTAGACAATGTGCGCTTGGTGCTGGGCTTGAAGAGTCGACCATTTGTACCACCGTCAACAAGGTTTGCGCGTCCGGGTTGAAGGCGATCATACTCGGTGCCCAGACTATCATGACCGGAAATGCTGACGTCGTTGTGGCTGGCGGCACGGAATCGATGTCAAACGCACCACACTATCTCCCAAACCTGCGTACAGGTGCTAAATACGGCCATCAAAGTCTGGTGGATGGCATCATGAAGGATGGCTTGACTGACGCAGGCAAGCAGGAACTCATGGGATTACAAGCGGAGGAGTGCGCCCAAGATCATGGTTTTAGCAGGGAACAACAGGATGAATATGCTATCCGCACCTATGAAAAAGCTCAGGCGGCTCAGAAGGCTGGGCTTTTCGACGAAGAGATTGCCCCTATCCAGCTTCCTGGATTTAGGGGAAAACCAGATGTGACCGTGACGCAAGATGAAGAACCGAAGAAT CTCAACCCGGAGAAACTTCGAGCCATCAAGCCTGCGTTTATACCTGGTTCTGGGACCGTGACGGCGCCTAACTCTTCTCCTCTCAACGAcggcgctgctgctgttgtcctTGTCTCAGAGGCTAAGTTAAAGGAGCTCAATTTGAAGCCGGTTGCGAAGATCCTTGGATGGGGAGACGCTGCTCAGCAACCCAGCAAATTCACGACTGCTCCAGCTCTTGCAATTCCGAAAGCGCTCAAACATGCTGGTGTAGGCCAGGATGCCATTGATGCTTTTGAGATCAACGAGGCTTTCAGCGTTGTTGCTCTTGCCAATATGAAGTTACTTGGCATTCCTGAGGAAAAGGTTAACCTTCATGGTGGAGCTGTTGCTATCGGTCACCCTATCGGTGCTAGTGGTGCGCGTATTTTGACCACCTTGCTCGGTGTTTTGAAggccaagaaaggaaaactTGGCTGTGCTGGCATCTGTaacggcggcggcggagcTAGTGCTCTGGTGGTTGAGCTACTTTAG
- a CDS encoding putative ZIP family zinc transporter: protein MGQLTQWLQPNMAASALNRGMPLVSDFPDSILRAELSRRNEIRGSTSDRVACGSKEKGAYNTQIHVLALFLILVLSTLACSFPVLARRFPRLPIPRHFLFISRHFGTGVLIATAFVHLLPTAFVSLTDPCLPRFWSETYRAMAGFVAMISVFLVVVVEMFFATKGAGHVHGSEYDHLIGSVGRGSSESVRDDANYLRLGRHHSTENLRLNLIQANIYADGAQEQSSSLSRMSTDGVEQSRSKKMEPYGETGDAEFGGIDSLDNHSHSPVSDSHPRYLPSQQRDLHPKSSPVLPMQSPQRQLLQCLLLEAGILFHSIFIGMALSVATGTSFVVLLVAICFHQTFEGFALGSRIASLIPDLFSPSSPKPWLMSLAYGTTTPVGQAIGLVLHNLYDPASTTGLLMVGITNAVSSGLLLFAGLVELLAEDFLSESSYATLRGRRRIEACIAVASGALLMAFVGAFA from the exons ATGGGCCAGCTCACGCAATGGCTACAGCCAAACATGGCAGCTTCTG CCCTCAATCGAGGTATGCCTCTAGTCTCAGACTTCCCTGATTCCATTCTCCGGGCAGAGCTTAGTCGGAGGAATGAAATTCGGGGATCGACCAGCGATCGAGTAGCTTGTGGTTCGAAGGAGAAAGGTGCCTACAACACCCAAATACATGTGCTGGCATTGTTCCTTATTCTGGTTTTGAGCACATTAG CATGTTCATTTCCAGTTCTTGCACGACGATTTCCTCGGCTACCGATACCGCGCCACTTTCTTTTCATCTCCAGGCATTTTGGAACGGGGGTCTTGATTGCCACAGCTTTCGTTCACTTGCTACCCACGGCATTCGTTTCTCTTACGGATCCTTGCCTCCCTCGTTTTTGGTCGGAGACCTATCGTGCAATGGCTGGATTTGTAGCCATGATATCGGTTTTTCTGGTTGTTGTTGTAGAAATGTTTTTCGCTACGAAAGGTGCTGGTCATGTTCATGGGAGCGAGTACGATCATTTAATTGGCAGTGTTGGGCGGGGTTCTAGCGAATCTGTTCGTGATGACGCAAATTATCTGAGGCTTGGCCGTCATCACTCGACGGAAAACCTGCGCCTTAATCTCATTCAAGCAAATATTTACGCGGATGGGGCGCAGGAGCAATCCAGTTCATTGTCCCGGATGTCAACAGATGGTGTTGAACAATCGCGGTCTAAGAAAATGGAGCCTTACGGTGAAACTGGCGACGCTGAATTTGGAGGTATCGATTCTCTGGACAATCACAGTCATTCTCCGGTCTCTGACTCGCATCCTCGCTACCTGCCATCCCAGCAGCGTGATTTGCATCCAAAATCGAGTCCTGTGTTACCAATGCAAAGCCCGCAGCGTCAGTTGCTGCAATGTCTTCTCCTCGAGGCTGGTATCCTCTTCCACAGTATCTTTATCGGTATGGCCCTCAGCGTCGCCACTGGTACGTCATttgttgttcttcttgtGGCTATCTGCTTCCACCAAACTTTCGAAGGGTTCGCCCTTGGATCGCGTATTGCATCCTTGATACCAGACCTTTTTTCACCGTCGTCGCCGAAGCCCTGGCTTATGTCGCTTGCCTACGGAACTACAACACCTGTTGGACAAGCTATCGGCTTAGTTTTGCACAATCTCTATGACCCTGCAAGCACCACGGGCCTGCTCATGGTTGGCATCACCAATGCAGTCAGCAGCGGGTTATTACTTTTTGCTGGACTTGTGGAACTCTTAGCGGAGGACTTTCTAAGTGAGTCTAGCTACGCGACACTCAGGGGTCGGCGGCGTATTGAGGCCTGTATAGCCGTCGCGAGCGGGGCTCTGCTGATGGCATTTGTTGGCGCCTTTGCCTAA
- a CDS encoding Atg14 domain-containing protein: MNCPICSRVSSSRLRFYCPTCACNQIYTLRIDNARALLEKETLGRQVEKALLHQTSPTLSYHRFEECSTQSPDKVPSPQDVLQIITAKAESSIRRKELALQIQQLKSEIKDRQLGISQRRLTLARRRSDAESSKFQLESREVALICGVQNTIKRTERLWHSLHSKTVEARIFLCREVANLYSLRQWMKQDGSEMKETYVIGGVPIVDLRDLNGKSQNCPLLLDMPAPSINAQIGATAVQISTSFSNIAHLLVLVSHYLSLRLPAEITLPHKDHPVPTIHAPIASYISRESILTATSTQPHNLASSTTHPLGFQSNHYQPRPLTIDRSLPKLAREDPESYVLFLEGVTLLAWNVSWLCRTQGLNIASDSWEEICNIGKNMWQLLVAPPLEEATLMRAFAVRETKPMKPLRDLPKTSLQKTISFPMMGHYSHGTVHSFLGASEGTEFVRTWRLPIPLKVVDKLKSTLLGEMASAEWEVLEEKEWNDSEQSSTRVLAQGSRSQPEDDVMPDKNHVSHMASASGVRNDLDSTSRPRGSSGWTKLRSR; the protein is encoded by the coding sequence ATGAATTGTCCTATTTGCTCTCGAGTCTCAAGCTCGCGCCTACGCTTTTACTGCCCCACCTGTGCCTGTAATCAAATCTACACACTACGTATCGATAATGCCAGGGCTCTCCTGGAGAAGGAAACCCTAGGACGGCAGGTCGAGAAAGCACTTCTGCATCAGACATCTCCTACTCTCTCTTATCATCGCTTCGAAGAATGCTCGACGCAGTCGCCAGATAAGGTGCCCAGTCCTCAGGATGTTCTGCAAATTATAACCGCAAAGGCCGAGTCTTCCATTAGGAGGAAAGAGCTTGCGCTTCAGATCCAGCAACTGAAATCagagatcaaagacagacAACTTGGCATTTCTCAGCGGAGGCTGACATTAGCCCGACGACGTTCAGATGCTGAGTCGTCAAAGTTTCAGCTGGAAAGTCGTGAGGTAGCTCTGATATGTGGTGTCCAGAATACCATCAAAAGGACGGAGCGTCTCTGGCATTCCTTGCACAGCAAGACAGTTGAGGCTCGGATCTTTCTTTGCCGGGAGGTTGCGAATCTTTACAGCCTAAGACAGTGGATGAAGCAGGATGGCAGTGAAATGAAGGAGACATACGTAATTGGTGGTGTCCCTATCGTTGATCTCCGAGACCTCAACGGGAAGTCCCAAAACTgccccctcctcctggaTATGCCAGCACCCAGTATTAATGCCCAAATAGGTGCCACTGCGGTTCAAATATCAACATCATTCTCTAATATTGCTCATCTTCTAGTCCTCGTTTCACATTACTTATCTTTGAGGCTTCCAGCGGAGATTACCCTTCCTCATAAAGACCATCCCGTTCCCACGATTCATGCACCTATTGCGTCGTATATCTCACGGGAGTCGATCTTGACAGCCACCTCAACGCAGCCGCATAACCTTGCTTCATCTACTACGCACCCATTGGGCTTTCAGTCTAATCATTACCAACCTCGGCCTCTCACTATCGATAGAAGTTTACCAAAGCTCGCGAGGGAAGACCCAGAGTCATACGTCCTTTTCCTAGAAGGAGTTACATTGTTGGCTTGGAACGTGTCCTGGTTATGTCGTACGCAAGGACTCAATATCGCGTCGGACTCTTGGGAAGAGATCTGCAATATTGGGAAGAACATGTGGCAGCTACTTGTTGCTCCTCCGTTGGAGGAGGCAACTCTGATGAGGGCATTTGCTGTTCGAGAAACGAAACCTATGAAGCCCTTAAGAGACCTTCCTAAAACTTCTCTTCAAAAGACCATATCGTTCCCCATGATGGGGCATTACTCACATGGCACTGTGCATTCATTCCTCGGTGCTTCGGAAGGTACGGAGTTCGTTAGGACGTGGAGACTGCCGATACCGCTCAAGGTTGTTGACAAATTGAAATCAACACTCCTGGGAGAGATGGCGAGCGCGGAATGGGAAGttctcgaggagaaagagTGGAATGATAGTGAACAGAGTTCGACGAGAGTGCTTGCCCAAGGATCAAGGTCGCAGCCTGAAGACGACGTAATGCCGGACAAGAATCATGTCAGCCATATGGCATCAGCTAGTGGTGTTCGTAATGATTTAGATAGCACTAGCCGCCCACGGGGAAGTAGTGGCTGGACTAAATTGAGAAGTCGATAA
- a CDS encoding cleavage/polyadenylation factor CFT1 — protein sequence MQCYTELLSPSGVTHALAIPFLSASAENLVVVKTSVLQIFSLLKVQHHSRGETIETKSARPDQVETTKLVLEREYPLSGTVVDICRVKILNSKSGGEALLLAFRNAKLSLVEWDPERHGISTISIHYYERDDLTRSPWVPDLSSCGSILSVDPSSRCAVFNFGIRNLAILPFHQPGDDLAMDDYEFHLHQDDLNQVSDHVGNGLKSKDSTVYQTPYASSFVLPLTALDPSILHPVSLAFLYEYREPTFGILYSQIATSHALLSERKDSIFYTVFTLDLEQRASTTLLSVPKLPSDLFKVVALPPPVGGALLIGSNELVHVDQAGKTNAVGVNEFARQVSAFSMVDQSDLALRLEGCVVEHISDSTGDLLLVLSSGNMVLVHFQLDGRSVSGISLRPLPTQAGGTIMKSAASSSAFLGSGRVFFGSEDADSVLLSWSSMPNPKKSRPRMSNVAEDREEASDDSQSEEDAYEDDLYTAEPETPALGRRPSAETTGVGAYIFQTLDRLPNIGPLRDITLGKPASTVENTGRLIKNACSELELVAAQGSGRNGGLVLMKREIEPDVTASFDAQSVQEVWTAVVALGSGAPLVLDEQQINQEYRQYVILSKPETPDKETSEVFIADTQDLKPFRAPEFNPNNDVTIEIGTLSCKKRVVQVLRNEVRSYDIDLGLAQIYPVWDEDTSDERMAVSASLADPYIAILRDDSTLMILQADDSGDLDEVELNEAARAGKWRSCCLYWDKAEFFSSTGPALKQGTRCELFLFLLSIDCRLYVYRLPDQQLISVIEGIDCLPPILSTELPKRSTTREVLSEAVIADLGESWNPSPHLILRTESDDLVIYKAFASYIKGESHTRLSFVKESNHTLPRVTTSEKEMQSNEKLSRPRSLRILPNISNFSAVFMPGRPASFILKTAKSCPHVFRLRGEFVRSLSIFDLASPSLDTGFIYVDSKDVLRICRFPSETLFDYTWALRKISIGEQVDHLAYATSSETYVLGTSHSADFKLPDDDELHPDWRNEVISFLPELRQCSLKVVSPRTWTVIDSYSLGPDEYVMAVKNMDLEVSENTHERRNMIVVGTAFARGEDIPSRGCIYVFEVIKVVPDPEKPETDRKLKLIGKELVKGAVTALSQIGGQGFLIAAQGQKCMVRGLKEDGSLLPVAFMDMQCYVNVLKELKGTGMCIMGDAVKGLWFAGYSEEPYKMSLFGKDQGYLEVVAAEFLPDGDKLFILVADSDCNLHVLQYDPEDPKSSNGDRLLARSKFHMGHFATTMTLLPRTMVSSEKAMANPDSMEIDSQTISQQVLITSQSGSVGIVTSVPEESYRRLSALQSQLANSLEHPCGLNPRAYRAVESDGTAGRGMLDGNLLYQWLDMGQHRKMEIAARVGAHEWEIKADLEAIGAEGLGYL from the exons ATGCAGTGCTATACAGAATTGTTATCCCCTTCCGGGGTCACTCATGCCCTGGCAATCCCATTTCTCTCAGCATCGGCGGAAAATCTGGTCGTCGTGAAGACCTCTGttctccagatcttctctttGCTTAAGGTTCAACATCACTCGAGAGGTGAAACCATTGAGACTAAGTCTGCGCGGCCAGACCAGGTAGAGACAACGAAGCTCGTCCTGGAGCGAGAATATCCGCTTTCTGGAACAGTAGTCGACATCTGTCGGGTCAAAATCCTGAATTCTAAGAGCGGTGGTGAAGCTCTTTTACTTGCTTTCCGCAATGCCAAACTTAGCTTGGTGGAATGGGACCCAGAGCGTCATGGGATCTCAACCATTTCAATCCATTACTATGAGCGGGACGATCTAACCCGTAGTCCATGGGTACCCGATCTGAGCAGTTGTGGCAGTATCCTGAGTGTGGATCCGAGCAGTAGATGCGCAGTCTTCAACTTCGGGATTCGGAATCTTGCAATTTTACCctttcatcaaccaggaGATGACCTAGCCATGGACGATTACGaatttcatcttcatcaagaCGATCTCAACCAAGTATCGGATCACGTTGGCAATGGGTTGAAGAGCAAAGACTCCACCGTGTATCAGACCCCATATGCCTCGTCCTTCGTGCTTCCCTTAACTGCGTTGGATCCCTCTATACTTCACCCTGTCAGTCTTGCATTCCTTTATGAATATAGGGAGCCGACATTCGGCATCCTGTACTCGCAGATTGCAACCTCACATGCTTTGCTCTCTGAAAGAAAAGATTCTATTTTTTATACTGTGTTTACACTAGATTTGGAACAGCGAGCTTCCACGACTTTACTTTCGGTACCAAAATTGCCTAGCGACTTGTTCAAAGTGGTTGCCCTTCCACCTCCAGTTGGAGGCGCGTTACTTATCGGGTCCAACGAATTAGTGCACGTCGATCAGGCAGGCAAAACCAATGCGGTTGGAGTCAATGAGTTCGCCAGACAAGTCTCGGCATTCTCCATGGTTGATCAGTCAGACCTCGCACTCCGGCTAGAAGGATGCGTTGTGGAGCATATTTCTGATAGCACCGGggatctccttcttgttctttcgTCGGGCAATATGGTGCTTGTCCATTTCCAATTGGACGGAAGGTCAGTGTCAGGCATCTCACTCCGCCCTCTACCTACACAGGCTGGGGGTACTATCATGAAATCTgctgcatcatcctcagcttTTCTTGGAAGCGGCAGAGTTTTTTTTGGTAGCGAGGATGCAGATTCTGTGCTTCTCAGCTGGTCCTCAATGCCAAATCCAAAAAAATCTCGACCAAGAATGAGTAATGTGGCAGAAGATCGTGAAGAAGCCTCAGACGATAGTCAGAGTGAAGAAGACGCTTATGAAGACGATCTTTATACTGCGGAGCCTGAAACACCAGCCCTTGGTCGCCGTCCATCTGCTGAAACGACCGGAGTCGGGGCGTATATATTTCAGACACTCGACAGACTGCCAAATATTGGCCCCCTGAGAGATATAACCCTAGGAAAGCCTGCTTCGACTGTTGAAAACACAGGTCGTCTGATTAAGAATGCCTGCTCCGAGCTTGAGTTAGTGGCTGCTCAAGGCTCTGGCAGAAATGGTGGGTTGGTACTGATGAAGCGCGAAATCGAACCGGATGTTACGGCTTCTTTTGACGCTCAATCTGTACAAGAGGTTTGGACAGCAGTTGTAGCTCTTGGCAGCGGTGCACCATTGGTTCTTGATGAGCAGCAAATCAATCAAGAATACCGCCAATATGTTATACTGTCGAAGCCAGAAACTCCAGACAAGGAAACGTCAGAAGTTTTCATTGCGGACACACAAGACTTGAAACCCTTCAGAGCTCCTGAGTTTAATCCAAACAACGATGTGACCATAGAGATTGGGACGCTGTCGTGCAAAAAACGAGTTGTTCAGGTCCTGAGGAACGAGGTCCGTAGCTACGATATTG ACTTGGGCCTGGCCCAGATCTATCCGGTCTGGGACGAAGACACCAGCGATGAGCGCATGGCTGTTAGCGCCAGTTTGGCTGATCCATACATAGCAATCCTTCGGGATGATTCAACGTTGATGATTCTTCAAGCAGATGATAGTGGAGACCTTGATGAGGTGGAATTGAACGAGGCTGCGAGGGCGGGCAAATGGCGCTCTTGTTGCTTATATTGGGACAAAGCTGAGTTTTTCTCGTCTACGGGGCCTGCTTTGAAGCAGGGGACTCGTTGCGAATTGTTTCTCTTCCTACTTAGCATAGATTGCAGACTTTAC GTTTATCGATTGCCTGATCAGCAACTGATATCAGTTATCGAGGGTATTGACTGCTTACCACCGATACTATCAACTGAGCTCCCTAAGCGCTCTACTACGCGGGAGGTCTTATCCGAGGCTGTCATTGCAGATCTTGGCGAATCCTGGAACCCTTCACCTCATCTGATT TTACGCACTGAAAGCGATGACCTTGTGATATATAAGGCATTTGCGTCGTATATCAAGGGCGAAAGTCATACTCGCCTAAGCTTCGTTAAAGAATCTAATCACACATTGCCTAGGGTCACTACTTcagagaaggaaatgcaGTCCAACGAGAAGCTATCGAGGCCCAGGTCACTGCGGATTTTGCCCAATATATCAAATTTTAGTGCCGTTTTCATGCCTGGACGGCCTGCAAGCTTCATTCTCAAAACGGCCAAAAGCTGCCCCCACGTTTTTCGTTTGAGAGGGGAATTCGTGCGGAGCCTGAGCATTTTCGACTTAGCCAGCCCTTCGCTTGATACAGGCTTCATATATGTGGACTCGAAG GACGTGCTTCGCATCTGTCGGTTCCCATCAGAGACCCTATTCGATTATACATGGGCCTTGAGAAAAATCAGTATCGGGGAGCAAGTGGATCATTTGGCCTATGCTACTTCCTCTGAAACGTACGTTCTGGGTACCAGTCATAGCGCAGATTTCAAGTTgcctgacgatgatgaattgCACCCGGACTGGCGAAACGAAG TAATTTCATTCCTCCCCGAGCTTCGCCAATGCTCGCTCAAAGTCGTGAGTCCGAGAACATGGACGGTTATCGATAG CTACTCACTAGGTCCCGATGAATATGTAATGGCGGTAAAGAATATGGACCTTGAAGTTTCCGAAAACACCCACGAGCGCAGGAATATGATTGTTGTCGGAACGGCATTTGCTCGGGGCGAGGACATCCCCTCTCGCGGCTGTATTTACGTGTTCGAAGTGATCAAAGTGGTTCCGGACCCGGAGAAACCAGAGACGGACCGCAAACTGAAACTAATAGGCAAGGAGCTGGTCAAAGGTGCCGTGACTGCGCTATCACAGATTGGCGGTCAAGGATTCCTAATTGCTGCGCAAGGGCAGAAATGCATGGTTAGGGGGCTGAAAGAGGATGGCAGTCTGCTCCCCGTTGCTTTCATGGATATGCAGTGTTATGTCAACGTGCTGAAAGAGCTCAAGGGTACTGGAATGTGTATAATGGGGGATGCTGTCAAAGGGCTTTGGTTCGCGGGCTACTCG GAGGAACCATACAAGATGAGCCTCTTTGGCAAAGACCAAGGGTACCTTGAAGTGGTTGCTGCCGAGTTTCTTCCTGATGGTGATAAGCTGTTCATTCTGGTTGCTGACAGTGATTGCAACCTCCATGTCTTGCAGTATGACCCGGAAG ATCCAAAATCATCTAACGGTGATAGATTGCTGGCCCGCAGCAAATTTCACATGGGTCACTTTGCCACAACAATGACTCTGTTGCCACGTACCATGGTCTCCTCAGAGAAAGCAATGGCCAACCCAGATTCAATGGAAATAGATTCCCAAACCATATCCCAGCAAGTCCTCATTACCTCTCAGAGCGGCTCAGTTGGCATTGTGACGTCTGTTCCTGAAGAGTCATATCGCCGGCTTTCAGCCTTGCAGTCCCAATTAGC